Proteins from a genomic interval of Tolypothrix sp. NIES-4075:
- a CDS encoding glycosyltransferase family 4 protein, translated as MNQPKQIAIYLFSYDGIASWYCGVGTVTRHFIHSMPVVAEYLQEYGFETVFYAATPFYDSESPWYRPEMLEQTQHICKSLSGDVLYQLNGTKGDEPFVDIEQWKATSIGAANIIINYFQKHELNIVFTNDTTYCGVSSFLFQQLSKFKGNKPIVIWVPHSTGLIHQTKKDEIRYNWEKQAIIDANTYKECFVGYINDFMKNHLITDYHASLESLVPLTNGLPLFENLTSPNPQEIINKYGLPTDKDIVFATGRATIYKGFQYLVRAFAESQKNHKAELILLITSYGTYKNERSSQEIMELFEELQVRGKVIYQFILIPQQELRAIFRLPNVKAVVVPSLAEPFGMIPLEVRHWCNDNEPVLICSEADGLQELINQGEDGFLVDVQNTSQFAQTITRAVNMSFEERKNFWLKGKDKLQQKYNFPKNITDAILNFTK; from the coding sequence GTGAACCAACCTAAGCAGATAGCTATTTATCTTTTTTCTTACGATGGCATCGCTAGCTGGTATTGTGGTGTAGGTACTGTTACCAGACATTTTATTCACTCAATGCCGGTCGTTGCTGAGTATTTACAAGAGTATGGTTTTGAGACAGTATTCTATGCTGCTACACCATTTTACGATTCAGAATCTCCTTGGTATCGTCCAGAAATGCTGGAGCAAACGCAACATATATGCAAATCACTATCAGGGGATGTTCTATATCAACTGAATGGAACTAAAGGTGATGAGCCGTTTGTTGATATTGAGCAGTGGAAAGCAACATCAATAGGTGCAGCAAATATCATTATCAATTACTTTCAAAAACATGAGTTAAATATTGTATTCACTAATGATACGACATACTGTGGTGTAAGTTCTTTTCTGTTTCAGCAATTATCCAAATTCAAAGGTAATAAACCCATTGTTATTTGGGTTCCTCACAGTACAGGATTAATTCATCAGACAAAGAAAGATGAAATTAGGTATAACTGGGAAAAGCAAGCCATAATTGATGCCAACACTTATAAAGAATGTTTTGTAGGCTACATAAATGATTTCATGAAAAATCATTTAATTACTGACTATCATGCATCTTTAGAGAGTTTAGTTCCTTTAACTAATGGCTTACCTTTATTTGAAAATTTAACTAGCCCTAATCCTCAAGAAATAATTAATAAATACGGATTACCAACGGATAAAGATATTGTCTTTGCTACTGGCAGAGCTACAATATACAAAGGTTTTCAGTATTTAGTTAGAGCATTTGCTGAATCTCAAAAGAATCACAAAGCTGAACTTATACTTCTAATTACAAGCTATGGTACCTATAAAAATGAACGTAGTTCCCAGGAGATTATGGAACTATTTGAGGAGCTACAAGTTCGTGGTAAAGTTATCTATCAATTCATTCTTATTCCTCAACAAGAACTAAGAGCAATTTTCCGATTACCAAACGTAAAAGCAGTGGTTGTGCCATCCCTAGCGGAACCTTTTGGTATGATTCCTTTAGAAGTTAGACATTGGTGTAATGATAACGAACCAGTGCTGATTTGTTCGGAAGCAGATGGTTTACAGGAATTAATTAATCAAGGTGAAGATGGTTTTTTAGTTGATGTTCAAAATACCAGTCAGTTTGCTCAAACTATCACTCGTGCTGTAAATATGTCTTTTGAAGAGAGGAAAAATTTCTGGCTCAAGGGTAAGGATAAATTGCAACAAAAGTACAATTTTCCCAAGAATATTACTGACGCTATTTTAAACTTTACTAAATGA
- a CDS encoding HD domain-containing protein → MAIADKDKILQTRIGKILEIVGEKYDNGDPGHDISHVLRVMRMCEFIGEQESVNLSILVPAALLHDVVNIPKDHPDRLKASKMAAEEAEKILEVSGYDRLSVLQICDIIVEHSYSLAKTPSSLESAILQDADKLDALGAIGVLRMVTCGCRLGAAYYDISEPFVIARELNDRAFTIDHLFVKLLKLPETMNTRLGRIEAQKRVKFMESFLEQLKKEIVVSSTKLTDVLVEYKQNRR, encoded by the coding sequence ATGGCTATTGCTGATAAGGATAAAATTCTTCAAACAAGGATAGGTAAGATTCTTGAAATTGTTGGAGAAAAATATGATAACGGCGATCCAGGTCATGATATTTCTCATGTACTTCGGGTTATGCGGATGTGTGAATTTATTGGAGAGCAAGAGTCTGTTAACTTGTCTATTCTAGTTCCGGCAGCTTTGTTGCATGACGTAGTAAATATTCCAAAAGATCATCCAGACAGACTCAAAGCAAGTAAGATGGCAGCAGAAGAAGCCGAGAAAATACTTGAGGTGAGTGGGTACGATAGATTATCAGTATTACAGATTTGTGACATCATCGTGGAACACAGTTATTCCCTAGCTAAAACTCCTTCTAGCCTTGAATCAGCAATCCTACAAGATGCTGACAAGTTAGATGCACTGGGAGCCATAGGAGTGTTGAGAATGGTAACATGTGGATGTCGTCTTGGGGCTGCTTACTACGACATTAGTGAGCCATTTGTCATAGCACGAGAATTAAATGACCGAGCCTTCACCATAGATCACTTATTTGTAAAACTCCTAAAGCTTCCAGAAACAATGAATACTCGTTTAGGAAGAATTGAAGCGCAAAAACGAGTTAAATTCATGGAATCTTTCCTTGAACAGCTAAAAAAAGAAATCGTCGTGTCGAGTACAAAATTAACCGATGTCTTAGTGGAATACAAACAAAACAGAAGATAA
- a CDS encoding STM4015 family protein → MTNQNQSWNLHERLEKYPGYRGMHVSTFANRQVVEYNPEVGISDFVNTAYAIRCEYDEQKDAAKKLAELLQDSQASKIEALVFGMWHEEMYAHSSQLVVDALVAAKDKLTNLKALFIGDVSYDESEISWIIQSDISPILEVYSKLEVLQIRGGDSLKFSPFVRHDNLKALIIETGGLSSATIAQICALDLPQLQHLELWLGSDNYGGDSTIENLNPILVNVVFANLIYLGLRNSQYSDDIAQAVINSPLINSIKILDLSLGTLSDAGAEVLLNCFAVRQVNILNLSDNFLSEKMIASVQVKQDDMQVRIITDGQKQAEDYDDDEVYRYCSVAE, encoded by the coding sequence ATGACAAATCAAAATCAATCTTGGAATCTTCACGAACGATTGGAGAAGTATCCAGGATACAGAGGTATGCACGTCTCCACATTTGCGAATCGGCAAGTTGTCGAATACAATCCGGAAGTTGGCATCAGCGATTTTGTTAACACCGCATACGCGATTCGATGCGAATATGATGAGCAAAAAGATGCTGCAAAGAAACTGGCAGAACTGCTGCAAGATTCCCAAGCTAGTAAAATAGAAGCATTAGTTTTCGGAATGTGGCATGAAGAAATGTATGCTCACAGTTCTCAGCTTGTAGTTGATGCTTTAGTTGCTGCAAAAGATAAACTAACTAATTTGAAAGCTTTATTTATAGGAGATGTTTCTTACGATGAAAGTGAAATTTCTTGGATAATACAAAGTGACATCAGCCCGATTTTAGAAGTGTATTCAAAACTTGAAGTATTGCAAATTCGCGGTGGCGATAGTTTAAAATTTAGCCCTTTTGTCAGACATGATAATTTAAAAGCACTGATTATTGAAACTGGTGGCTTGAGTAGTGCAACCATTGCCCAAATTTGCGCTTTGGATTTGCCTCAATTACAGCATTTGGAATTATGGCTGGGTTCAGATAATTACGGTGGAGATTCCACAATTGAAAACTTAAATCCAATTTTAGTTAATGTAGTATTTGCTAACTTGATTTATTTGGGCTTGCGAAATAGCCAATACTCTGATGATATTGCTCAAGCTGTTATAAACTCACCTTTAATTAACTCAATTAAAATTCTTGATTTATCATTAGGAACTTTGAGTGATGCCGGCGCTGAAGTGTTGCTCAATTGTTTCGCTGTTCGTCAAGTTAATATTCTCAATCTTTCAGATAATTTCTTATCAGAAAAAATGATAGCATCTGTGCAAGTAAAACAGGATGATATGCAGGTTCGCATCATCACTGATGGGCAAAAACAAGCAGAAGATTATGATGATGATGAAGTTTATCGTTATTGCTCTGTTGCCGAGTAA
- a CDS encoding STM4014 family protein has protein sequence MLNVIIANPENRRINLFQQALKNLNLPPAIVVNYADLIAGKTLEHFNTPDIIIRFDSPEKNFEVEKAIIAVGAEIAAGKHQQINSVEAAKLVFDKGRILYPRQWYLGWQYLLQQWEKQLKCSIMNHPQDIATMFDKPLCHEIFSRHNIPVPRSLGMIENYEHLREHMQQQKLERVFIKLSHASAASGVVAYQANSRFESAITTVERVHKNGQTLLYNSRKIRNYTKREDIADIINILTAEGVQVEEWLPKARLQGCGFDLRVVVIKGEAQHIVVRLGKSPMTNLHLGNERGDNEEFFAKVKVENWQVMKQSCEAVAGLFPKSLYCGVDLLILPDWKNHVILEVNAFGDLLPGISWNGMDTYASEIKAIFSSFLF, from the coding sequence ATGCTGAATGTCATCATCGCTAACCCGGAAAATCGGCGGATTAATTTATTTCAACAAGCGCTTAAAAATCTCAATTTACCACCTGCAATTGTCGTAAATTATGCAGATTTAATTGCCGGAAAAACTCTCGAACATTTTAATACACCCGACATTATCATCCGTTTTGATTCCCCTGAAAAAAACTTTGAAGTTGAGAAAGCCATCATTGCTGTTGGTGCTGAAATTGCAGCAGGTAAACATCAACAAATTAATTCTGTCGAAGCTGCGAAATTAGTCTTTGATAAAGGACGCATTCTCTATCCCCGACAATGGTATTTAGGCTGGCAATATTTACTTCAACAATGGGAAAAGCAACTCAAATGCTCAATTATGAATCATCCGCAAGACATCGCAACGATGTTTGATAAACCGTTGTGTCATGAAATATTCAGTCGTCATAATATCCCGGTTCCGCGTTCTTTGGGTATGATTGAAAACTATGAACATTTACGCGAACACATGCAGCAGCAAAAGTTAGAGCGAGTATTTATCAAACTTTCCCACGCTTCCGCTGCCTCTGGAGTCGTTGCCTATCAAGCTAATTCGCGCTTTGAGTCTGCTATCACTACGGTGGAACGAGTGCATAAAAACGGGCAAACACTGCTTTACAACTCGCGTAAAATTCGTAACTATACCAAAAGAGAAGATATTGCCGATATTATTAACATTTTAACGGCTGAAGGCGTTCAAGTTGAAGAATGGCTCCCCAAAGCACGCTTGCAAGGATGCGGTTTTGATTTGCGTGTGGTGGTTATCAAGGGTGAAGCGCAGCATATCGTTGTCAGGTTGGGAAAAAGCCCGATGACGAATTTACATCTTGGTAATGAAAGAGGAGATAATGAGGAATTTTTTGCGAAAGTTAAAGTTGAAAATTGGCAGGTGATGAAGCAAAGTTGCGAAGCTGTGGCAGGGTTGTTTCCTAAGAGTTTATATTGCGGTGTTGATTTGTTGATTTTACCTGATTGGAAAAATCATGTAATTTTGGAAGTTAATGCTTTTGGTGATTTATTACCTGGGATTAGTTGGAATGGAATGGATACTTATGCGAGTGAAATCAAGGCGATTTTTTCTAGTTTTCTGTTTTAG
- a CDS encoding STM4013/SEN3800 family hydrolase, with translation MLNMNQVVGTYDILFITLDTLRYDVAKDLFVKGRTPNLAAVLPESGWEKRHSPGSFTYAAHHAFFAGFLPTPVKPGVHPRLFALGFEGSMTTTECSCVLDGANIISGFAAKGYHTVCIGGVGFFNKRNPLGNVLPSMFAESYWSPELGVTNFNSTENQVAIAQKILTQTPKNQRLFLFINISALHQPNYFYLHDAKKDTIESHAAALEYIDSQLGKLWDALRQRASTFCILCSDHGTTYGDDGYTGHRLSHPAVWTVPYAEFILGNEDCRSLSKKGNLKCRI, from the coding sequence ATGCTGAATATGAATCAAGTTGTCGGTACATACGATATTCTTTTTATTACTTTAGATACTTTGCGTTATGATGTTGCAAAAGATTTATTTGTAAAGGGACGCACTCCTAATTTAGCGGCAGTTTTACCCGAAAGTGGTTGGGAAAAACGTCATTCTCCGGGAAGCTTCACTTATGCTGCTCATCATGCTTTTTTTGCGGGTTTTCTACCTACTCCTGTAAAACCTGGAGTACATCCAAGATTATTTGCTTTGGGTTTTGAGGGTAGTATGACTACTACTGAATGTAGTTGTGTGCTGGATGGTGCTAATATTATCAGTGGATTTGCGGCTAAAGGTTATCATACTGTGTGTATTGGTGGTGTCGGCTTTTTTAACAAACGAAATCCTTTGGGTAATGTGCTTCCTTCAATGTTTGCTGAGAGTTACTGGAGTCCGGAGTTAGGTGTCACCAATTTTAACTCTACAGAAAATCAGGTAGCGATCGCCCAAAAAATCCTCACACAAACCCCGAAAAATCAACGCTTATTTTTATTCATCAATATCTCAGCTTTGCATCAACCGAATTATTTCTACCTCCATGATGCTAAAAAAGATACTATCGAGTCTCACGCTGCCGCCTTAGAATATATCGACAGTCAGTTAGGTAAACTATGGGATGCATTACGGCAAAGGGCTTCTACGTTTTGTATCCTTTGCTCTGACCACGGAACAACCTATGGTGATGATGGATACACGGGTCATCGTCTCAGCCATCCAGCAGTGTGGACGGTTCCTTATGCGGAGTTTATTTTGGGTAATGAGGATTGTAGAAGTTTATCAAAAAAAGGGAATCTTAAGTGCAGAATTTAA
- a CDS encoding STM4012 family radical SAM protein: protein MITTKLENLKSFIERSPYQAYVYSYPHKTAYRPLTPPVKLADLWSKQDRQALFLYIHIPFCEMRCGFCNLFTTVTHNEDFVSQYVRTVERQARQVKSLLGEVTFARFALGGGTPTQLPINHLETILNVASETMGANLQNIPVSVEMSPETADKDKLELLRSRGVDRASIGVQSFIESEVLATGRRQTTAQVEAALNRMCEIGFPTINIDLIYGLPGQTVDSWLYSIRAALRFQPKEIYLYPLYVRPLTGLGRSDKEWDDIRLACYRKGRSLLLSSGYTQVSMRMFRREGEGGQVRQGDKGTRGQGGISPHPPIPPSPTPVYSCQADGMVGLGCGARSYTDTLHYSNDYAVNSREIRDILQAYIQTPDEVFEYANYGFQLDAEERRRRYILLSLLSDEGLNLADYQNQFGTDVIGFPELSQLLSLNLATQDEQILRLTEVGIEKSDVIGAWLFSEQVNQLMHSYELK, encoded by the coding sequence ATGATTACAACCAAACTCGAAAATCTCAAATCTTTTATCGAGCGATCGCCTTATCAAGCTTACGTCTACTCATACCCGCATAAGACAGCTTATCGTCCTCTCACTCCGCCTGTCAAACTCGCAGATTTATGGTCAAAGCAAGATAGACAAGCGCTGTTTCTCTATATCCACATCCCTTTCTGCGAAATGCGTTGCGGATTTTGCAATTTGTTTACCACCGTCACCCATAACGAAGATTTTGTTAGTCAATATGTTCGCACCGTTGAGCGACAAGCGCGACAAGTAAAATCATTGTTAGGTGAAGTGACTTTTGCTAGATTTGCTCTTGGTGGCGGTACACCAACTCAGTTACCAATTAACCATTTGGAAACAATTCTTAATGTTGCATCAGAAACGATGGGTGCAAATTTGCAGAATATTCCCGTTTCTGTAGAGATGTCGCCAGAGACGGCAGACAAAGATAAACTAGAATTGTTGCGATCGCGTGGCGTAGATAGAGCAAGCATTGGTGTCCAAAGTTTCATCGAGTCAGAAGTACTCGCAACCGGTCGCCGTCAAACCACCGCGCAAGTAGAAGCCGCACTAAATCGGATGTGCGAGATTGGATTTCCCACAATTAACATAGATTTAATTTACGGACTTCCCGGACAAACTGTAGATAGCTGGTTGTATTCGATACGTGCGGCTTTGCGCTTTCAGCCGAAGGAAATTTACTTATATCCCTTGTATGTGCGACCGTTGACAGGTTTGGGACGCTCAGATAAAGAATGGGATGATATACGTTTAGCATGTTATCGCAAAGGGCGATCGCTCCTGCTGTCATCTGGATATACTCAAGTTTCCATGCGAATGTTCCGACGCGAGGGAGAAGGAGGACAAGTGAGACAAGGGGACAAGGGGACAAGGGGACAAGGGGGAATTTCTCCCCATCCCCCTATCCCCCCATCCCCCACTCCCGTATACAGCTGTCAAGCAGATGGAATGGTCGGTTTAGGTTGTGGGGCACGTTCTTACACGGATACGTTGCACTACTCTAACGACTATGCTGTGAATTCTAGGGAAATTCGCGATATTTTGCAAGCGTATATTCAAACACCTGATGAAGTTTTCGAGTATGCTAATTATGGCTTTCAACTTGATGCTGAAGAACGCCGTCGTCGCTACATTTTATTATCTTTGCTTTCCGATGAAGGATTAAATCTTGCTGACTATCAAAATCAGTTTGGGACAGATGTAATTGGATTTCCAGAACTTTCGCAATTGCTATCTTTGAATTTGGCGACACAAGATGAACAAATCTTGCGTTTAACAGAAGTTGGTATTGAGAAATCTGATGTAATTGGCGCTTGGTTGTTTTCAGAACAAGTGAACCAATTAATGCACAGTTATGAGTTGAAATAG
- a CDS encoding STM4011 family radical SAM protein, whose translation MHLTILYRGSLISCNYGCEYCPFAKSQQTAAELAIDKQELERFLNWIAENSQHKFSILFTPWGEALIHKCYQQALVKLTQIPHVNKAAIQTNLSCNLDWVEECKKENLALWATFHPEWVSRESFLNKCLELDKRNVRFSAGVVGFPQFKDEIAALRRELPKHIYLWINAVKRELPNLSDEDRNFFESIDPLFHLNTQHYTSLGHSCRAGKSAISVDGDGTMRRCHFIKELIGNIYDFNWEDHLGDRFCTNQTCHCHIGYVNLEYLQLEKVFGSSILERIPINFQALK comes from the coding sequence ATGCACCTGACAATTCTCTATCGCGGTTCTTTGATAAGTTGTAACTACGGCTGCGAATATTGTCCCTTTGCGAAAAGCCAACAAACAGCCGCTGAATTAGCTATTGATAAACAAGAATTAGAACGTTTTTTAAATTGGATTGCTGAAAATTCACAACATAAATTCTCAATTTTATTCACACCTTGGGGTGAAGCGCTTATTCATAAATGTTATCAGCAAGCATTGGTAAAATTAACTCAAATACCTCATGTTAATAAGGCAGCAATTCAAACTAATCTTTCCTGTAATTTAGATTGGGTGGAAGAGTGTAAGAAAGAAAATTTGGCACTTTGGGCAACATTTCATCCAGAATGGGTATCACGCGAAAGCTTTCTAAATAAATGTTTAGAACTCGATAAGCGAAATGTTCGTTTTAGTGCGGGTGTTGTCGGTTTCCCTCAATTCAAAGATGAAATTGCTGCCTTACGTCGCGAATTACCAAAACACATTTATTTGTGGATTAATGCAGTTAAGCGAGAACTACCGAATTTGTCTGATGAAGACCGGAATTTTTTCGAGTCGATAGATCCGCTGTTTCATCTGAATACTCAGCATTATACGAGCTTAGGTCATAGTTGCCGCGCTGGTAAATCAGCGATTTCAGTTGATGGTGATGGGACGATGCGACGTTGCCACTTTATTAAAGAATTAATTGGTAATATATATGATTTTAATTGGGAAGATCATTTAGGCGATCGCTTTTGCACTAACCAAACTTGTCACTGTCACATAGGTTACGTTAATCTTGAGTATTTACAATTAGAAAAAGTATTTGGTTCTAGCATTTTAGAACGCATCCCTATCAACTTCCAAGCACTAAAATAA
- a CDS encoding Uma2 family endonuclease produces MTITAKRFTINEYERLAELGFFKEDDRFELIRGEIIPMVAKGKPHAVCETRLERELYKLVGERATLRGQQPIIILDYSEPEPDRVIVRNRADDYLDAHPSPADILLLIEIADSSLKYDQEVKLSLYAEAGISDYWIFNLVDNYLEYYSEPYQNLPDKFGYRRKFISLPNESINLPCFPDLTLDLSKIFP; encoded by the coding sequence ATGACTATCACCGCTAAACGCTTTACGATAAATGAATATGAACGTTTGGCAGAACTCGGATTTTTCAAAGAGGACGACCGATTTGAGCTAATTAGAGGAGAAATAATCCCAATGGTAGCTAAAGGCAAACCGCACGCAGTTTGTGAGACACGTTTAGAGCGAGAATTATATAAGCTGGTAGGAGAGCGTGCAACGCTGCGAGGGCAACAACCGATTATCATACTAGATTACAGCGAACCTGAACCAGATCGGGTCATTGTCCGCAATCGCGCTGATGATTATCTAGATGCTCATCCCAGTCCTGCTGATATATTACTTTTAATTGAGATTGCTGATTCCTCTTTAAAATATGACCAAGAGGTGAAATTATCACTTTACGCTGAAGCGGGTATTTCAGATTATTGGATATTTAATTTAGTAGATAATTACCTGGAATATTACAGCGAACCTTATCAAAATCTCCCAGATAAATTCGGTTATCGTCGCAAATTTATTTCTTTGCCGAACGAATCAATTAATTTACCGTGTTTTCCCGATTTAACTCTTGATTTATCTAAAATTTTTCCGTAA
- a CDS encoding Uma2 family endonuclease: MLYNTPEYEYLPSSEELPCSDDTPVDNELQNLIPNLLKAILALIWQDRWDWFFGVDMGMYDRTGQIRRTPIIPDGFLSLGVPRRKNDPKGRLSYVLLEENNIAPILVLELVSQTYGKEYEDKITAYARLGVLYYVIYNPEYYQRDKHQPFEVYRLENGVYLLCSGEPVWMPEIGLGIGRGQGVHEGWQREWLYWFDEQGNRFPTPEEVAQQESIRAQQERQQRELVEQQAAEMQALLQRYRDRFGELSE, from the coding sequence ATGCTATACAATACGCCTGAATATGAGTATTTACCCTCCTCAGAAGAGTTACCTTGCTCGGACGATACCCCTGTGGATAATGAACTACAAAACCTGATTCCCAATTTGTTAAAAGCCATTTTAGCTTTAATTTGGCAAGACCGATGGGACTGGTTTTTTGGTGTTGATATGGGAATGTATGACCGCACAGGTCAAATTCGACGAACTCCGATAATTCCCGATGGTTTCTTAAGTTTAGGAGTACCGCGTCGCAAAAATGATCCGAAAGGACGTTTAAGTTACGTTTTGTTAGAAGAAAATAATATTGCTCCCATTTTGGTGTTGGAACTTGTTTCTCAAACCTACGGGAAAGAATACGAAGATAAAATAACCGCTTATGCTCGGCTGGGTGTGTTGTATTATGTGATTTACAACCCTGAATATTATCAGCGTGACAAGCATCAACCTTTTGAGGTTTATCGCTTAGAAAATGGCGTATATTTGCTTTGTTCGGGTGAACCAGTGTGGATGCCAGAAATAGGTTTGGGAATTGGTAGAGGTCAAGGTGTCCATGAAGGATGGCAGCGTGAGTGGTTATATTGGTTTGACGAACAAGGAAACAGATTCCCCACTCCTGAAGAAGTTGCACAACAGGAAAGTATTCGCGCACAACAGGAAAGACAGCAAAGAGAGTTAGTTGAACAACAAGCAGCAGAAATGCAAGCTTTGTTACAACGGTATCGCGATCGCTTTGGGGAATTGTCTGAGTGA